In Mobula birostris isolate sMobBir1 chromosome 2, sMobBir1.hap1, whole genome shotgun sequence, the genomic stretch CAGAAAGCCCTTCCGTATTTCGCAGTGTAGAACCTGCTGAATTTTACTGTGTAGGTTGTACAAACCACAGGAATCCTACTGTATTTTGCAGAGTAGATATGTGCAGTGACTAAATCtgaattaatatttcagtaataaggATTTTTCCATCAGTGACTTTCTACCCCAGCTTTCATTCTTCAGGGCGTACAATGTACCTGATCCCATTCAGCATGGGACCTGTGGGGTCACCTCTGTCCAAAATTGGCGTCCAGCTCACAGACTCGCCGTACGTTGTGGTCAGCATGAGGATTATGACTCGTATGGGATCAGCGGTGCTGGAGTCCCTGGGCAGTGGCCAATTTGTGAAGTGTCTCCATTCAGTGGGGTGTCCCCTACCATTGAAGAGTGAGTGTGAATCCTACTGTTTGAAAGAAAGGGTTGTTGCTGTCTGAGTGTTTGGGGGGATGGGGTCTGATTATGTATTGATCTTCTGGTGACAATCTGCCTCTTGTGTGTAGAGCCGCTGGTCAGTAACTGGCCCTGTAATCCTGAGCTGACCCTAGTTGCCCACATCCCTCAGCGCAAGGAAATCATCTCATTTGGAAGTGGCTATGGTGGGAACTCCCTGCTGGGGAAGAAGTGCTTTGCTCTGCGCATCGCCTCGAGGATTGCCAGGGATGAGGGCTGGCTGGCTGAGCACATGCTGGTAAGGAGATGGAGCTGCCCTTGGTGAAGGGTCATTCAGCAGCTGAAGATTCTCAGGAATATATTTCTGCCGTCAGTTTCTCACcagcctctctcctccctccacagaTTTTGGGAGTAACCAACCCCAAAGGTCAGAAGAAGTACATTGCTGCAGCTTTCCCCAGTGCTTGTGGCAAGACCAACATGGCCATGATGAGCCCAACATTGCCTGGCTGGAAAGTGGAGTGTGTGGGAGATGACATTGCTTGGATGAAATTTGATGAGCAAGGTTTGTTCACTTTGACACATCTCTGTAGCTGAAGGCAGATGAGACAAAATAATTGTAAGGGGaagttttagagtcagagagtcatagaataatacagcagggaaacaggcccttcagcccatctggttgaTGCTGACCACAGCATGCTCCCTGTCAGTCCCAGTTGCCCACATTCGGACTACAAACCCCTTCCTTCCATGTGGAATATTGCAATGGTACCCTCTGAAAGGCAgcttctggcagttcattccatgtaCTTTCTGTaaaaagaagttacctctcaggaCTCTATTAAACCTCTCCCTTCTTGCCTACTAGTAGTGCCTTCTAGTTTTATACCCTCTATtctctggggaaaagactgtggtTTCCGCCTTATCCATAGTTTCTACGAAGTTACCCCTCAGCATTcactgcactccagggaataaagatccagtTACATCCGTATTACTCAGACCCACTAGACCAGGttgcatccttgtaaatttcctgaaGCCGTAGTGTGATAGAGTACGGCCACGCTAAAGGAGGACCTTTGGCCCATTAGTCCATACTGAACTGTTATCCTGCCTGGTCTCTTCGACCCACATGTGGACTATAGCCCTTCATGCTCCTCCCATTTCTCTTtttttaagtgttgaaatcaaacctgcgtCCACCGCTTCTGCTGGAAGCTGATTTCACACTCACATCGCCCTCTGAGTGGaaaaagttccccttaaatattcgacctttctttctttcttttcaaatctttttattgttgtaTTCCCTCTGtactctttttattgttatattatacagaaaaaatatcatgagtacattgaagtaacaacacttataatgtctcaaaaaagacattatcttaaaggtTAAAAAAAtgtttgtgataacaaaaaaaacttactaagcagaaaagtgaggaaaaaaaagaacccattaggtgtacaacctcggagccatgcgtcatacaaaaggCTTctgaaaaataaacatcaaaccgccagctaATTCAAccgttcacccttaacctatgacctctagttctagtctcacccaacctccgtagaaaaaacctgcttgcatttacccttcatATTTTCTATACCTTTATGAAATCTTTCCTCATTCTCatcctacactctagggaataaaatcccaacctttttctgtaactcaCGACGTCATCCTGGCAACATATTTGCATATTACCTCTGTACTCTTTGAATCTTattcatatctttcctataggtatgtgaccaaaaccacacacaatactccaaattaggcctcactgacAACTTCAGTACAACTCGCCAACTCCCATACTCagcactttgatttataaaggccaatgtgccaaaaactttctttatgaccctatctacttgtgaaaCCACTTTCACGGAATTATGCATCTGTATTAAGACTGCTCTGATCATATGTCTACTGGTTTCCTCAGTACTCTGTTATTCACAGTGaaaatcctaccctggtttgtcctgccaaagtgcaacacctcatatttgcattaaattctgtctgcatttttcagccccttTATTTCAGCTGCTACAGCTGATGCACACTTTGGTAGCCTTCCTCGCTGCCCACCATGCcctcagtcttggtgtcatccgcaaacttgctgatgcagttcACCGCATTATcgtccagattgttgatatagacaACGACAGGAATGGGCTCAGTACCAATCCCTGGTGCACAACACTATCCGCAAAGCTCCAGTCAGAGAGGAGACCGTCTATccctctggcttctcctgtgaagccaatgtcAAATCAGACTTACTGCCTCATCCTTTCAATTTATTCTGACCACTGTGCGTGATGTGAACATGGCGGGTCTGTTAATAACCTGGCCTCCTTGTTCCTTTCCCTAGGAAACCTAAGGGCAATCAACCCAGAAAATGGCTTCTTTGGTGTCGCCCCTGGGACTTCGATGGATACAAACCCAAACGCCATGAAGACCATTTGTAAGAACACCATCTTCACCAATGTGGCAGAGACCAGTGATGGTGGTGTTTACTGGGAAGGCATCAATGAAACTCTGCCCCCCAATGTCACAGTGACATCGTGGAAGAACAAAAGGTGGACCGAGGAAGACGGAGAACCGTGTTCACACCCCAACTCCAGGTTCTGTGCTCCCGCCAGGCAGTGTCCGATCATAGATCCGAATTGGGAGTCTCCTGAAGGCGTTCCCATTGAAGCAATTCTCTTCGGAGGGCGAAGGCCAAATGGTACAAAGATCTATTCTATAAAGCAGTACTAATAAGCATTAGAAACATACTCTGTAGATTTCTGGCTTCGAATAGGAGCCACAGCTCAGGGAGCTCCATCACTCCATTTTCTCAATGGAGTCTTTGTAAATCAAATGGTCCAAGTTTGAACCTGGTTATGCAACTTGAAATGGTGTCTCTGGCTCAGAGGGAAATGTTTAATGGTAACCTGTCCATCGGTCCTAGCCTCTATCCCTCTCTGTTTCACGAGGTTGGGCTCTCCTCCGAGAAACAgtgtgtgttcagttctagtGTAGATCTGACAAAGTGTTGTCATCTAGATTTGAGACGATGTCCAAGCTAAGTTCTGTCTCTGTTATCTGTGGTGCACCTTGAGGCAGTATTTGGGAAGTTATTATAGATCTCACATTATTTTCCATCAAATCACAGAGCATCTTGTGGAGAGGGTtacaaaagcctggaagcatGTAGCACCCAACTCAAAgccagcttctaccctgctgtatAGGACTCTTCAATGGCTTCTTGTACAATGGAATGGACTCTTAACCTCCCAGTCTACCTCATCATGATCttgcaccttctctgtagctgttacactttattctgtattgttattgttttactttattctacctcaatgcactgtgctgtctgatttgtatgaacattgtgcaaggcaagcttttcactgtatctgggTACATTGATATGATTAATTATATAAACGTGATAGGAATGGACTAAGTTCACAACCGAAATTTTTCAGAATGAATGAAGGTCAAAGGAGTTTCCTGGTCTACATCAGGACGTTGCAGATCACCCATCCCACCACCATATGATCACAATCCCAATTCAGATGAGCCTTGGCTGGGGACAGCGTAGGAGGGATAGCAAAGTACAAACATATTTCACATTGTGGGTCAGCTGTCACCATCAAAACCCTCCTGTCCTGTTCTGTTGCAGGGGTCCCTCTGGTGTACGAAGCGTTCAACTGGCAGCACGGGGTGTTCGTTGGAGCAGCCATGAGATCCGAGGCTACAGCTGCAGCTGAACACAAAGGTATGAGGGAGGAACTGGGGCAGGGTGTGCTGTGAGTGATGCACCGAGGGGATGCAATGCatctgggttttcagaaggcccttgacgtCCTACCTGAGAAATGTGCATGGGAAAGTGAGGAACATGGGGCTGGGATAATAAACTGGCATGGATGAAAACTGGTTGACTGACAGGAAGAAGAAAGTAGGAACAAATGGTGCTTTACAGGAGGACAGGCAGTCAATAGCAAGGTACCGCCAGGGATCCGTGTGTATCCGCAATATATGAAAGTCACGGATAAGGGAAACAAATACCAGTTTGTGAATGGCACAAATGGTGGAACAGTTAGAGCTGAGAGGAGGATGCAGGAGGCTTCAAGGCAATTTAAATTACTCTCATTGTggaaaagatgtggaagctttagagagagtgcagatgagTATTAACAGAATGCTGTCCGGACTAGAGGGCacgtcttatgaggacaggttgggagaagaaaggcttttctctttgggtaAAAGGAGGGtgagtggtgacttgatagaggtgtacaagatagtaagagcCACAGACAAggcgttcagccagagacttttcccaggtcattaatgactaatacaaggagacattgttttaaggtgattgggggaggaatgggggggagTGTCAGAGAATAAATTCTTTACACAAagcgtggtgggtgcatggaacatcctGCTATGGTTGGTGGtaaaggctgatacattaggggcattttagaaacttttagataagcacatagaaaaacggagggttatgtaggagggaagggttagattgattaaaAGGCCAgcaccacattgtgggctgaagggcctgtactgtgcttatGTTCTATATTTTATAGCATGGGCaatacatggcagatgcagtgGTAAGGTGGAGGAATGTAAAGTTATTCTCTTTAACAGGGAAACCAGAAAGTAAAATCATTCAAATGATAATAATTTGGGAAATGTCGAAAGGGATCTCGGGGTCCTTGTGTAGTAATTGATAGGTGTAGTTGAGGAGGCAAGTGGTCTGTTAGCCTTTGTTGTAAGAGGGTTTGAGTACAGGAGGGACAATGTCTCATTACAGCAACAAAAGTCCTTGAGTAGCCTCACGCGtgggaatactgtgtgcagctttggacTCTGTCCTTAAAGAAGGACAATACTTACTGTATTCTGGATTGCACGGAATctcaccagactgattcctgggatCACAGGATTCTCTCTTGAGTTAAGAAGGTGTCATGGTAGCAGAGTAGTTCGTACAACACTGCTACAGCTCATGGGCTGGAGTTCGgacctgtcaggagtttgtacattctccccatgaccacgtaggtttccttcaggtgctccagctttctcccgcagtccaaagacgtaccgttggtaggttaattggtcagggtaaattgtcctgtgatcgcCGAGCATTAAATCGGTAGGCTGCTGGGCGGTGGAGTttgctgggctggaagggcctgttccacactgtatctctaaatcttcACCAGGGATTTGGAAGAATGTGAGGAAACAGACAAAATTCTGATAAAGACTGACAgactggatgcagagaggatgtttcctctggctgGAAGTCTAGAGCAAGGGGTCACAATCTCAGCATATGGGGGCAAGACATTTAGGACTGAGGTGAAGTGTAGTTACTACACTCTCAGAGGGAGAGGGACCAGTGGAATTCACGGGGTTAGACACCAAGTCACTGATAATATTAAAGGAAATAGCCAGATTTGTAGACTAGGAGCTGGACAGAGACAGGAATATGGCAACGAGATTGTGAATACACCACACTGCGTAGCGGTtggcgtgatgctattacagctcacggtatcagagttcagagtttaattctggtgcatctgtaaagagtttatacgttttccctgtgactacatgggtttcctccggctgcCCCAGTGTCATCCCACAGACCATAGAAGcaccggtcagtaggttaattggtcattgtaaattgacctgtagtaggcgagggttaaataggtgggccactgggcagtgcagctcgttgggctggaggggcctgttccacactctccCTTTATATAAACAAAATAATCATCCATATTTGTCTTGACCAGGGTAGCAactttgatgggctgaatggcctgctcctacTACTTCACATGTCTTTATGCATGTCCCAAATGGGTTTCTCTGAGAATCTGTCAATATTGCAGAGCATAACATTTTACTTTTGAATGTTAATTCCACATGCGCCTTGGAGCAAATTGAATATTTGCTTCCAGTTCCATGGCTCAGGATTGTGCCCAGTATGTTTACTAC encodes the following:
- the LOC140210494 gene encoding phosphoenolpyruvate carboxykinase, cytosolic [GTP]-like; amino-acid sequence: MTAKILDDLFLDEELTLQLQSQPSPALNVVQGDLNRLTPAVRDFVEESAKLCQPASIHICDGSEKEDRQLLSLMEEQGMIKRLHKYQNCWLARTDPKDVARVESRTVIVTPEQRQTIPITKNGVSQLGRWLSEKEFEKAFNARFPECMKGRTMYLIPFSMGPVGSPLSKIGVQLTDSPYVVVSMRIMTRMGSAVLESLGSGQFVKCLHSVGCPLPLKKPLVSNWPCNPELTLVAHIPQRKEIISFGSGYGGNSLLGKKCFALRIASRIARDEGWLAEHMLILGVTNPKGQKKYIAAAFPSACGKTNMAMMSPTLPGWKVECVGDDIAWMKFDEQGNLRAINPENGFFGVAPGTSMDTNPNAMKTICKNTIFTNVAETSDGGVYWEGINETLPPNVTVTSWKNKRWTEEDGEPCSHPNSRFCAPARQCPIIDPNWESPEGVPIEAILFGGRRPNGVPLVYEAFNWQHGVFVGAAMRSEATAAAEHKGKVIMHDPFAMRPFFGYNFGKYLSHWLSMGHRPCSRLPKIFHVNWFRKDEHNNYLWPGFGENSRVLEWVFRRIEGEDCAKFSPLGFIPKDGALNLDGLANVNMDELFRIDREFWGGEIKEIRKYFEEQVNDDLPSEIANQLLQLELRINRL